In Pseudomonas fakonensis, one DNA window encodes the following:
- a CDS encoding glutamine synthetase family protein, translating to MTSTKNAPTLLDEVRTFRLHHPDVRYVDLLSLDIPGHFYGKRYPIDMLEKVAAGSPLKLPQNCVLLGAQGGLFPIGDYCFNDGDPDAQRRLVPGTLKPVTWEREPLGQMLITSDGTAVPIEFEPREVLARVLQRLERRGIRPVVAFELEFYLFERALKDGLPQFPRDPFSQDEDDQPNMHIERLSRFSDVLRDMVSSANAQGVDANVITAELGPGQFEINFGHCDDGLRAADWAALFCRSTRGVALKHGLRASFMSKPYLQAPGSGMHVHVSLYDLAGNNLLAADQQRPLRHAVAGCLALLPHCMPIFAANHNAFRRYGAMVNAASRASWGFEDRDACIRIPESSPHNLRIEHRLAGADANPYLVLAAILCGMEHGLDAAQEPIAPLNDDRTSGIDFPKDMPAAVAAMRGHPAVNEGLGEEFVMVYCENKRQDHLAFMHEVSAREYRWFL from the coding sequence ATGACAAGCACAAAAAACGCACCCACCCTGCTCGATGAAGTCCGCACCTTCCGCCTGCACCACCCCGACGTGCGTTACGTCGACCTGCTCAGCCTGGACATCCCCGGGCATTTCTACGGCAAGCGCTACCCCATCGACATGCTCGAGAAGGTCGCCGCCGGCAGCCCGCTGAAACTGCCGCAGAACTGCGTGCTGCTGGGCGCCCAGGGCGGGCTGTTCCCGATTGGTGATTACTGCTTCAACGACGGCGACCCCGACGCCCAGCGCCGCCTGGTGCCCGGCACCCTGAAGCCGGTGACCTGGGAGCGCGAGCCGCTGGGGCAAATGCTGATTACCTCCGACGGCACCGCCGTGCCCATCGAGTTCGAGCCGCGCGAAGTGCTGGCCCGGGTGCTGCAACGCCTGGAGCGCCGTGGCATACGCCCGGTGGTGGCCTTCGAGCTTGAATTCTACCTGTTCGAGCGGGCGCTCAAGGACGGCCTGCCGCAGTTCCCCCGCGACCCGTTCAGCCAGGATGAAGACGACCAGCCGAACATGCACATCGAACGCCTGTCGCGGTTTTCGGATGTACTGCGCGACATGGTCAGCAGCGCCAACGCCCAGGGTGTGGACGCCAACGTGATCACCGCCGAGCTGGGCCCGGGCCAGTTCGAAATCAACTTCGGCCACTGCGACGACGGCCTGCGCGCCGCCGACTGGGCAGCGTTGTTCTGCCGCAGTACCCGCGGCGTGGCGCTCAAGCACGGGCTGCGCGCCTCGTTCATGAGCAAACCCTACCTGCAGGCCCCCGGCAGCGGCATGCATGTACACGTGAGCCTGTACGATCTGGCCGGCAACAACCTGCTGGCCGCCGACCAGCAACGCCCGCTGCGCCACGCCGTGGCCGGCTGCCTGGCGTTGTTGCCGCACTGCATGCCGATCTTCGCCGCCAACCACAACGCGTTTCGCCGCTACGGCGCCATGGTCAATGCCGCCAGCCGTGCCAGCTGGGGTTTCGAGGACCGCGACGCGTGCATCCGCATCCCCGAGTCAAGCCCGCACAACCTGCGCATCGAGCACCGCCTGGCCGGCGCCGACGCCAACCCGTACCTGGTGCTGGCAGCCATCCTCTGCGGCATGGAGCACGGCCTGGACGCAGCGCAAGAACCCATCGCGCCGCTGAACGATGACCGCACCAGCGGCATCGACTTCCCCAAGGACATGCCCGCCGCCGTGGCCGCCATGCGCGGGCACCCGGCGGTCAACGAAGGGCTGGGGGAAGAGTTCGTGATGGTGTACTGCGAAAACAAGCGCCAGGACCATTTGGCGTTCATGCACGAGGTCAGTGCGCGGGAGTATCGCTGGTTCCTGTGA
- a CDS encoding NAD(P)/FAD-dependent oxidoreductase has product MFKQSAQHVASYYARTYPASIPLRPTLHGPHDTDVLIIGAGFSGLHTALRLAQAGQRVTLLEASRVAWAASGRNGGQALLGWSCDLPPLEKALGLERSRRLWDSMCWAARELRELPQRHGFEIDYRIGSLWSAVLPRRVALLEQARRDAEAKYGYDCLRLIGRDELPEWVDSPRYQAALYDPNGAHLNPLKLAQGLASAVEIAGGRIFEQSHVLNYHEHAGGFVARTGTGEVRSQVLVLACNAYIDRLDRNLARRLLPVGSYQVATAPLGADVAASLLPRNSCVIDNQFVPDYFRLTPDHRLLFGGGCTYLGGIPKDVAAATRPYLERVFPQLRGVAIEHAWGGHIDCSIQRTPDIGRQGQRYWLQGFSGHGVLPTLAGARAVSDAILGNAELLALYQGIDNGRFPGGDLLAAPLEAAAKAWYRMRDHV; this is encoded by the coding sequence ATGTTCAAGCAATCCGCCCAGCACGTCGCCAGTTACTACGCCCGTACCTACCCCGCCAGCATCCCCCTGCGCCCCACCCTGCACGGCCCCCACGACACCGACGTGCTGATCATCGGCGCCGGTTTCAGCGGCCTGCACACTGCCCTGCGCCTGGCCCAGGCCGGCCAGCGGGTGACCCTGCTGGAAGCCAGCCGGGTGGCCTGGGCCGCCTCGGGACGCAACGGTGGCCAGGCGCTGCTCGGCTGGTCCTGCGACCTGCCGCCGCTTGAAAAAGCCCTGGGCCTGGAGCGCAGTCGGCGCCTGTGGGACAGCATGTGCTGGGCCGCCCGCGAACTGCGCGAGCTGCCCCAGCGCCACGGTTTCGAGATCGATTACCGCATCGGCAGCCTGTGGAGCGCCGTGCTGCCGCGCCGGGTGGCGCTGCTGGAACAGGCCCGCCGCGACGCCGAAGCCAAGTACGGCTATGACTGCCTGCGCCTGATCGGCCGCGACGAGTTACCTGAGTGGGTCGACAGCCCGCGCTACCAGGCCGCCCTGTACGACCCCAACGGCGCCCACCTCAACCCGCTGAAACTGGCCCAGGGCCTGGCCAGCGCCGTCGAAATCGCGGGTGGGCGCATCTTCGAGCAAAGTCATGTGCTCAACTACCACGAACATGCCGGCGGCTTCGTTGCCCGCACCGGCACTGGCGAGGTGCGCAGCCAGGTATTGGTGCTGGCCTGCAACGCCTATATCGACCGCCTCGATCGCAACCTGGCCCGGCGCCTGCTGCCGGTAGGCTCGTATCAGGTGGCCACAGCGCCGCTGGGCGCCGATGTTGCCGCCTCGTTACTACCACGCAACAGCTGCGTGATCGACAACCAGTTCGTTCCCGACTACTTCCGCTTGACCCCCGACCACCGCCTGCTGTTTGGCGGCGGCTGCACCTACCTGGGCGGTATCCCCAAAGACGTGGCCGCAGCCACCCGCCCTTACCTGGAACGGGTCTTCCCGCAGCTGCGCGGCGTGGCCATCGAACACGCCTGGGGCGGCCATATCGACTGCAGCATCCAGCGCACCCCGGACATCGGCCGCCAGGGCCAGCGCTACTGGCTGCAGGGCTTCTCCGGCCATGGTGTGCTGCCGACACTGGCCGGGGCACGGGCAGTGAGCGACGCCATCCTCGGCAATGCCGAGTTGCTGGCCTTGTACCAGGGCATCGACAACGGCCGCTTCCCGGGTGGCGACCTGCTGGCCGCGCCGCTGGAGGCCGCCGCCAAGGCCTGGTACCGGATGCGCGACCATGTCTGA
- a CDS encoding dihydrofolate reductase family protein, producing the protein MRKLIVAAFITLDGVMQAPGGPQEDTSGGFVYGGWLPPYADEAFGKAMQALFSQPFELLLGRRTYDIFAGYWPKVAADSPNQPMAELFNGVAKHVATHHPESVAWHNSHVLGADVIATVRSLKQQGGATLLTQGSAELVQQLLAAGLVDELRLLVHPIVLGRGKRLFGDDAQAAAFTLRESFVTSTGVLLAHYAQKTQVQTGSID; encoded by the coding sequence ATGCGCAAGCTTATCGTCGCCGCCTTCATCACCCTAGACGGCGTCATGCAGGCCCCCGGCGGGCCGCAAGAGGACACCAGCGGTGGCTTCGTCTACGGCGGCTGGCTGCCGCCGTACGCAGACGAAGCCTTCGGCAAGGCCATGCAGGCGCTGTTCAGCCAGCCGTTCGAGCTGCTTCTGGGTCGGCGTACCTACGACATCTTCGCGGGCTACTGGCCCAAGGTCGCCGCCGACTCGCCAAACCAGCCAATGGCCGAGCTGTTCAATGGCGTGGCCAAGCATGTCGCCACCCACCACCCCGAGTCGGTAGCCTGGCACAACAGCCACGTGCTGGGCGCCGATGTCATCGCTACCGTGCGCTCCCTCAAGCAGCAGGGCGGCGCCACCCTGCTGACCCAGGGCAGCGCCGAGCTGGTACAGCAGCTACTGGCCGCAGGGCTGGTGGATGAGCTGCGCCTGCTGGTGCACCCGATCGTGCTCGGGCGCGGCAAGCGCCTGTTCGGTGACGATGCCCAGGCCGCAGCGTTCACCTTGCGCGAAAGCTTCGTCACATCCACAGGCGTGCTGCTGGCCCACTATGCGCAAAAAACCCAGGTGCAAACCGGCTCGATCGATTGA
- a CDS encoding helix-turn-helix domain-containing protein, which yields MSELIDDAQALARLVRDLRKHRGLTLDELASRVNRSLGFLSQVERGLSRPTVADLTAISEALHVPTTYFYQAVPPRQIDWVTRPGERRTLYYAAGVTDVLVSPTLNGRFAMLESHLAPGASSGEGHLDDSSEQGGFVLQGELTLWHHGHEGAVTLRANDSFQLPPHSQFRYANLTDQATRVLWVFR from the coding sequence ATGTCTGAGCTGATTGACGACGCCCAAGCGCTGGCCCGGCTGGTGCGCGACCTGCGCAAGCACCGCGGCCTGACCCTCGACGAGCTGGCCAGCCGGGTCAACCGCTCGCTGGGCTTTCTGTCGCAGGTCGAGCGCGGCCTGTCGCGCCCCACCGTGGCCGACCTCACCGCCATCAGCGAAGCCCTGCACGTGCCCACCACCTACTTCTACCAGGCGGTGCCACCACGCCAGATCGACTGGGTCACCCGCCCCGGCGAACGGCGCACCCTGTACTACGCCGCCGGGGTTACCGACGTGCTGGTGTCACCCACCCTCAACGGCCGCTTCGCCATGCTCGAAAGCCACCTGGCGCCCGGCGCCAGCAGTGGCGAGGGGCACCTGGACGACAGCTCCGAACAGGGCGGCTTTGTGCTGCAGGGTGAGCTGACGCTCTGGCACCACGGGCACGAGGGTGCCGTCACCCTGCGCGCCAACGACAGTTTCCAGCTACCGCCCCACAGCCAGTTTCGCTATGCCAACCTGACCGACCAGGCGACCCGGGTTCTCTGGGTCTTCCGCTGA
- a CDS encoding alpha/beta fold hydrolase — protein sequence MELDTPVVLVNGLIGCLDHPALHQGLHPRPVIAPDLLGYGTLQGMPAGRIDIAAQVQYLHRQLQARQVQRAHLVGHSVGGVVAMLYALRYPQQVASVVSVEGNFTLNDAFWSASVARMDADAAEAMLEGFRADAQGWLSAAGVAADAQRLALAQRWLAHQPASTLQSMARSVVAVTGATRYLEQLQALFAAAPVHLLAGEHSRSGWDVPHWAAQQAASVTVLPGVGHLMMLEDPQGFAQALARLLA from the coding sequence ATGGAACTGGATACACCTGTGGTACTGGTCAATGGCCTGATCGGCTGCCTGGATCATCCCGCACTTCACCAAGGCTTGCACCCCCGGCCGGTGATCGCCCCCGACCTGCTGGGCTACGGCACGCTGCAAGGCATGCCTGCCGGGCGCATCGATATCGCGGCGCAGGTGCAATACCTGCATCGCCAGTTGCAGGCGCGCCAGGTGCAGCGGGCGCACCTGGTCGGGCATTCGGTGGGCGGGGTGGTGGCGATGCTGTATGCCCTGCGCTACCCGCAGCAGGTGGCGAGCGTGGTCAGCGTCGAGGGCAACTTTACCTTGAACGATGCGTTCTGGTCGGCGTCGGTGGCGCGCATGGACGCTGATGCTGCCGAAGCGATGCTGGAGGGCTTTCGTGCCGATGCCCAAGGCTGGCTGAGTGCGGCAGGGGTGGCGGCCGATGCACAGCGCCTGGCCCTGGCCCAGCGCTGGCTCGCCCACCAGCCGGCCAGCACATTGCAGTCCATGGCCCGTTCGGTGGTGGCGGTGACGGGGGCGACGCGCTACCTGGAGCAATTGCAGGCACTGTTCGCCGCGGCCCCGGTGCATTTGCTCGCCGGCGAGCATTCGCGCAGCGGCTGGGACGTGCCGCACTGGGCAGCGCAGCAGGCGGCCAGCGTCACTGTGCTGCCGGGCGTTGGCCACCTGATGATGCTGGAAGACCCGCAGGGCTTTGCCCAGGCCCTGGCCAGGCTGCTGGCCTGA
- a CDS encoding integrase core domain-containing protein gives MPWRELKPMDMKLLFIADYLHGAPSFSALCEAYEISRKTGYKWVERYENDGPPGLEERSRRRLTQDWVVPVAVREAIIELRGQGQTEPGPKKIQAALQERFPDEAPPSKTTIYNILKKAELIKPRRLRQRVAVYPKPLEKAESPNQLFSADYKGQFLTGAGVWCYPLTIMDHASRFLLACHSMANTNFLETQAVFTEVFRENGLPERIRTDNGVPFASKGRAGLSQLSIWWLRLGIIPERIAPGRPEQNGRHERMHRTLKSTLPSPPAVAWEAQQRHFDRFRQHYNYERLHEALKQKTPASCYQPSPRPFPEKLPEMTYPSHIESLPADRSGIVNRRGLRIYVGYVLKHQTIGLEQVGDGVWDVIFGPIILGRIDERDADDGYVTLQVLSPM, from the coding sequence ATGCCTTGGCGAGAGCTGAAACCTATGGACATGAAATTGCTTTTCATCGCGGACTATCTCCATGGGGCGCCTAGCTTCAGCGCCCTTTGCGAGGCCTACGAGATCAGTCGAAAGACCGGTTACAAATGGGTAGAGCGTTACGAGAACGATGGTCCGCCAGGCTTGGAGGAACGCAGCCGTCGTCGGCTGACGCAAGATTGGGTTGTGCCCGTCGCCGTTCGTGAGGCCATCATCGAATTGCGTGGTCAGGGCCAGACGGAGCCTGGCCCCAAGAAAATCCAGGCAGCTTTACAGGAGCGTTTTCCTGACGAGGCGCCCCCTTCCAAGACAACGATCTACAACATCCTCAAGAAGGCCGAGCTGATCAAGCCGCGACGCCTGCGCCAGCGTGTGGCGGTCTATCCCAAGCCGCTGGAAAAAGCGGAGTCGCCCAATCAGCTATTCAGTGCGGACTACAAAGGCCAGTTTCTGACAGGCGCTGGGGTCTGGTGCTATCCGTTGACGATCATGGATCACGCCAGTCGTTTCTTGCTTGCGTGCCACAGTATGGCCAACACGAACTTCCTGGAGACACAGGCTGTGTTCACTGAGGTCTTTCGCGAGAACGGGCTACCTGAACGTATCCGAACCGATAACGGCGTGCCGTTTGCCAGCAAAGGGCGTGCGGGGCTCTCCCAGCTGTCCATTTGGTGGCTGCGCCTGGGCATTATTCCTGAACGTATTGCGCCTGGCAGACCGGAGCAAAATGGTCGGCACGAGCGTATGCACCGAACACTCAAAAGTACGCTTCCGTCACCTCCCGCAGTGGCTTGGGAGGCTCAACAACGGCACTTCGACCGCTTCCGGCAGCACTACAATTACGAGCGGCTCCACGAAGCACTGAAGCAGAAAACACCAGCGTCCTGCTATCAGCCTTCGCCACGCCCGTTCCCGGAAAAACTACCTGAAATGACTTACCCCAGTCATATCGAGAGTCTGCCAGCTGATCGAAGTGGCATCGTCAACCGTCGGGGTTTGAGGATCTACGTAGGTTACGTGCTCAAGCATCAGACCATTGGGCTGGAGCAGGTCGGGGATGGGGTGTGGGATGTTATTTTCGGCCCAATCATTCTCGGCAGGATCGATGAGCGAGATGCCGATGATGGTTATGTAACACTTCAGGTGTTGTCACCTATGTGA
- a CDS encoding c-type cytochrome — MKSKPRSILSVLLGIAVLAVVLAWLGASLLNRAGDAQAKLTQAVTPALIEKGAYLARAGDCVACHTSHDGGKPFAGGLGIASPIGTIYSTNITPDKHTGIGNWSYGEFERAVRRGIGHDGSALYPAMPFPSYAKVSDEDTQALYAYFMQGVAPVEQPNKANDIPWPLSIRMPLAYWRALFAPAPQAGVANTGATPIERGAYLVQGLGHCGSCHTPRALTLQEKGLDESAAGYLTGTELNGWNVPALRGMPHWSEEELVEYLGSGRNAKASVAGEMTDVIANSTSHMSDADLQAMAAYLKSLAPAKGSAYQQQAERSKATTAKLTAAKDLTLGERLYIDNCGACHFVSGEGAPRVFPRLDGASVVNAANPDALLHVILAGAATPSTERAPSVLPMPGFAERMDDTEVAQLATFLRQGWSNQASAVSPEQVGEIRAQLARTH, encoded by the coding sequence ATGAAGAGCAAACCCCGTTCCATTCTTTCGGTATTGCTGGGTATCGCCGTGCTGGCCGTGGTGCTGGCCTGGCTCGGCGCCAGCCTGCTCAACCGTGCAGGCGACGCCCAGGCCAAGCTGACCCAGGCCGTCACCCCGGCGCTGATCGAAAAAGGCGCCTACCTGGCCCGCGCCGGTGACTGCGTGGCCTGCCACACCAGCCACGACGGCGGCAAGCCGTTCGCCGGCGGGCTGGGCATCGCCTCGCCGATCGGCACCATCTACTCCACCAACATCACCCCCGACAAACACACCGGCATCGGCAACTGGAGCTACGGCGAATTCGAGCGCGCGGTACGCCGCGGCATCGGCCACGACGGCAGCGCGCTGTACCCGGCCATGCCGTTCCCGTCCTATGCCAAGGTCAGCGATGAAGACACCCAGGCGCTGTATGCCTACTTCATGCAGGGCGTGGCGCCGGTCGAGCAGCCGAACAAAGCCAATGACATCCCCTGGCCGCTGTCGATCCGCATGCCGCTCGCCTACTGGCGCGCGCTGTTCGCGCCGGCCCCGCAGGCCGGCGTGGCCAACACCGGCGCCACCCCGATCGAGCGCGGCGCCTACCTGGTGCAAGGCCTCGGCCACTGCGGCTCGTGCCACACCCCGCGGGCGCTGACCCTGCAGGAAAAAGGGCTGGACGAGTCGGCAGCAGGCTACCTGACCGGTACCGAGCTCAACGGCTGGAACGTGCCGGCCCTGCGCGGCATGCCGCACTGGAGCGAAGAAGAGCTGGTGGAATACCTGGGCAGCGGGCGCAACGCCAAGGCCTCGGTGGCCGGCGAGATGACCGACGTGATCGCCAACAGCACCTCGCACATGAGCGATGCCGACCTGCAGGCCATGGCGGCGTACCTGAAGTCCCTGGCCCCGGCCAAGGGCTCGGCGTACCAGCAGCAGGCCGAGCGCAGCAAAGCGACCACCGCCAAGCTGACCGCAGCCAAGGACCTGACCCTGGGCGAGCGGCTGTACATCGACAACTGCGGTGCCTGCCACTTCGTTTCCGGTGAAGGCGCGCCACGGGTGTTCCCGCGCCTGGATGGCGCCTCGGTGGTCAATGCAGCCAACCCCGATGCATTGCTGCACGTGATCCTCGCCGGTGCCGCAACGCCATCCACCGAGCGCGCACCGTCGGTGCTGCCAATGCCCGGCTTTGCCGAGCGCATGGACGATACGGAGGTGGCGCAGCTGGCGACCTTCCTGCGCCAGGGCTGGTCGAACCAGGCTTCGGCGGTATCGCCTGAGCAGGTGGGTGAAATTCGCGCGCAGCTGGCACGCACGCACTGA
- a CDS encoding TSUP family transporter: MPFELTVEPLTLLILALVAFVAGFIDAIAGGGGLLTTPALLTAGMPPHLVLGTNKLSSTFGSATAGFTYYRRKLFHPAQWRPALFATLTGALIGAVIAHYMPAEWLNKMLPVIVFACGVYLLFGGTPKAPLDADAPIRKKWQVPQGFTLGFYDGVAGPGTGAFWTVSTLLLYPIDLVRASGVARSMNFVSNIAALTVFIISGQVDYIVGLCMGLSVMVGAFFGARTAISGGSRFIRPVFITVVLALTVRLAWQHWFG; the protein is encoded by the coding sequence ATGCCCTTCGAACTCACCGTAGAACCCCTCACCCTGCTGATCCTCGCCCTGGTGGCATTCGTTGCCGGTTTCATCGATGCCATCGCCGGTGGCGGCGGCCTGCTGACCACACCGGCGCTGCTGACTGCCGGCATGCCGCCGCACCTGGTGCTGGGCACTAACAAATTGAGCTCCACCTTCGGCTCGGCCACCGCCGGCTTCACTTATTACCGGCGCAAGCTGTTCCACCCCGCGCAGTGGCGCCCGGCGTTGTTCGCAACGCTCACGGGCGCGCTGATTGGCGCGGTGATTGCCCACTACATGCCGGCCGAGTGGCTGAACAAGATGCTGCCGGTGATCGTGTTCGCCTGCGGTGTGTATTTGCTGTTCGGGGGTACGCCCAAGGCGCCGCTGGATGCCGATGCGCCGATCCGCAAGAAATGGCAGGTACCCCAGGGTTTCACTTTGGGCTTCTACGACGGCGTTGCCGGGCCTGGCACGGGGGCGTTCTGGACGGTCAGTACGTTGCTGCTGTACCCCATCGACCTGGTACGTGCCAGTGGCGTGGCACGGAGCATGAACTTTGTCAGCAACATTGCGGCACTGACGGTGTTCATCATTTCCGGGCAGGTGGATTACATCGTCGGGTTATGCATGGGGTTGTCGGTGATGGTCGGGGCGTTCTTCGGGGCGCGTACGGCGATCAGCGGGGGGAGCAGGTTTATTCGACCGGTGTTTATTACTGTGGTGTTGGCGTTGACTGTGAGGTTGGCTTGGCAGCATTGGTTTGGGTGA
- a CDS encoding crotonase/enoyl-CoA hydratase family protein — protein sequence MTEYTAFKVELTDSIAHVQINRPEKINAMNAAFWEEIVDIFQWVDDTDAVRAVVISGAGKHFSSGIDLMMLASLAGQMGKDVGRNARLLRRTILRLQRSFNAVDNCRKPVLAAIQGYCIGGAIDLVSACDMRYCAQDAQFSIKEIDMGMAADVGTLQRLPRIIGDGILRELAYTGRMVDADEALRIGLVNRVYADQAALLDGVFAIAREIAAKSPVAVAGTKEMLSYMRDHRIDDGLEYIATWNAAMLQSEDLRVAVAAHMSKQQPTFAD from the coding sequence GTGACCGAATACACCGCATTCAAGGTTGAACTGACCGACAGCATCGCCCACGTGCAGATCAACCGCCCAGAGAAGATCAACGCGATGAACGCGGCCTTCTGGGAGGAAATCGTCGATATCTTCCAGTGGGTTGACGACACCGATGCGGTGCGTGCGGTGGTGATCAGTGGTGCTGGCAAGCATTTTTCATCCGGCATCGACCTGATGATGCTGGCCTCGCTGGCCGGGCAGATGGGCAAGGACGTTGGCCGTAACGCGCGGCTGCTGCGCCGCACCATCCTGCGCCTGCAGCGCTCGTTCAACGCTGTCGACAACTGCCGCAAACCGGTGCTGGCAGCCATCCAGGGTTACTGCATCGGTGGCGCCATCGACCTGGTGTCGGCCTGCGACATGCGTTATTGCGCCCAGGATGCGCAGTTCTCGATCAAGGAAATCGACATGGGCATGGCCGCCGATGTCGGCACCTTGCAACGTTTGCCGCGTATCATCGGCGACGGCATCCTGCGCGAGCTGGCCTACACCGGGCGCATGGTGGACGCCGACGAAGCGCTGCGCATCGGCCTGGTGAACCGGGTTTATGCTGACCAGGCGGCGCTGCTGGACGGGGTCTTTGCCATTGCCCGTGAGATTGCCGCAAAATCACCGGTCGCCGTGGCCGGCACCAAGGAGATGCTCAGCTACATGCGTGACCATCGTATCGACGATGGCCTGGAGTACATCGCTACCTGGAACGCCGCGATGCTGCAGTCCGAAGACCTGCGGGTGGCGGTGGCTGCCCACATGAGCAAACAGCAACCGACGTTCGCCGACTGA
- the nudC gene encoding NAD(+) diphosphatase: protein MSARWTTAVLDPQIAGGLAVARSPEGFLYDANGALFPRDWLKRQGLEVLCEHGIGHFDGQPVFLLELRGAGEVPGCAWQGLRRFMLEGDFDTYKVLGYAAQIGTWAREHRFCGSCGQPMTQIHWERAMYCQPCELRSYPRISPSMIVLVTRGDELLLARSPRFVTGVYSTLAGFAEPGESAEDCLVREVREEVAVEVKNIQYVGSQCWPFPHSMMLGFHAEYAGGEIVMQPDEIEDAQWFNVHELPPLPAGRSIARYLIDLYVARRLGLPEPVLPA, encoded by the coding sequence ATGTCAGCACGCTGGACAACCGCAGTACTTGACCCGCAGATCGCCGGTGGCCTGGCCGTGGCACGCAGCCCCGAGGGCTTTTTGTACGACGCCAACGGCGCTCTGTTCCCCCGTGACTGGCTCAAGCGCCAGGGCCTGGAGGTGCTGTGCGAGCACGGTATTGGCCATTTCGACGGGCAGCCGGTGTTCCTGCTGGAGCTGCGCGGTGCCGGCGAGGTGCCGGGCTGCGCCTGGCAGGGGCTGCGGCGCTTCATGCTCGAGGGCGACTTTGACACCTACAAGGTGCTGGGTTATGCCGCGCAGATCGGCACCTGGGCCCGCGAGCACCGGTTCTGTGGCAGCTGCGGGCAGCCGATGACGCAGATCCACTGGGAGCGGGCGATGTACTGCCAGCCGTGCGAGCTGCGCAGCTATCCGCGTATTTCGCCGAGCATGATCGTGCTGGTGACCCGTGGCGACGAGCTGTTGCTGGCGCGTTCGCCGCGCTTTGTCACTGGGGTGTACAGCACGTTGGCGGGGTTTGCCGAGCCGGGTGAGTCGGCCGAGGACTGCCTGGTGCGTGAGGTGCGTGAAGAGGTGGCGGTGGAGGTGAAGAACATCCAGTACGTTGGCAGCCAGTGCTGGCCGTTCCCGCATTCGATGATGTTGGGGTTTCATGCCGAATATGCGGGGGGGGAGATTGTCATGCAGCCGGATGAGATCGAGGATGCGCAGTGGTTCAATGTGCATGAACTGCCGCCGTTGCCGGCGGGGCGGTCGATTGCGCGGTATTTGATTGATTTGTATGTGGCGCGGCGGTTGGGGTTGCCTGAGCCGGTGTTGCCTGCTTGA